In one window of Tellurirhabdus rosea DNA:
- a CDS encoding DUF5989 family protein, with translation MDFVTDLFKFLKERKKWWLAPMILILLLLGIILVIGGGSAIAPFIYTLF, from the coding sequence ATGGATTTCGTAACTGATCTGTTCAAGTTTCTGAAGGAACGCAAAAAATGGTGGCTGGCCCCGATGATTCTGATTCTGCTGCTGCTGGGAATCATCCTGGTGATCGGCGGCGGCTCGGCGATTGCTCCGTTCATTTATACCCTTTTCTGA